The following proteins are co-located in the Deinococcus detaillensis genome:
- a CDS encoding acyl-CoA dehydrogenase family protein, with translation MLDYFQTRSLLGPDEQLVMQSVRGYVDAKLMPHIAGWWDDADLPVREVMREFGAQGLLGPTTPEEYGGSGASYSAYGAMMYELERCDSGLRSAASVQGSLVMYPIFTYGSEEQKQQYLPGLASGELIGCFGLTEPDGGSDPAAMRTRARKDGGDYVLNGNKMWITNSPVADLAVVWAKDDDDLIRGFIVPRDAKGFSTPKIQRKMSLRASVTGEIVLEDCRIPAQNMLPGSGGLKSPLGCLTSARFGIAWGAMGALEAVYQAALDYSVSRSTFAKPIASRQLVQDKLVRMVTDHSAGFLLAAQLGQLKDSGKMTFGQVSLAKRNNVRVALQGARLAREILGGNGITTEYPVIRHMLNLETVDTYEGTHDIHTLIVGRDLTGLNALG, from the coding sequence ATGCTCGACTACTTCCAAACCCGTTCGCTGCTCGGCCCCGATGAACAGCTCGTGATGCAGAGCGTGCGCGGCTACGTGGACGCCAAATTGATGCCGCACATCGCCGGGTGGTGGGACGACGCCGATTTGCCGGTGCGCGAGGTAATGCGCGAGTTCGGCGCTCAGGGGCTGCTCGGCCCGACCACGCCCGAGGAGTACGGCGGCTCGGGCGCGAGCTACAGCGCTTACGGCGCGATGATGTACGAGCTGGAGCGCTGCGACAGCGGCCTGCGGAGCGCGGCCAGTGTGCAGGGCAGCCTGGTCATGTACCCGATTTTCACTTACGGCAGCGAGGAGCAAAAGCAGCAGTACTTGCCGGGGCTGGCGTCCGGCGAGCTGATCGGCTGCTTCGGCCTGACCGAACCCGACGGCGGCTCCGACCCCGCCGCCATGCGGACCCGCGCCCGCAAAGACGGCGGCGATTACGTGCTCAACGGCAACAAAATGTGGATCACCAACAGCCCGGTGGCCGATCTGGCGGTGGTCTGGGCCAAGGATGACGACGATCTGATCCGCGGCTTCATCGTGCCGAGAGACGCCAAAGGCTTTTCCACGCCCAAAATTCAGCGAAAGATGAGCTTGCGGGCCAGCGTCACGGGTGAAATCGTGCTGGAAGACTGCCGCATTCCGGCACAGAATATGCTGCCCGGCTCCGGCGGCCTCAAAAGCCCCCTGGGCTGCCTGACCTCAGCCCGCTTCGGGATCGCCTGGGGAGCGATGGGCGCGTTGGAGGCGGTGTATCAGGCCGCGCTGGATTACTCGGTCAGCCGCAGCACCTTCGCCAAGCCCATCGCCTCGCGCCAACTGGTGCAGGACAAACTGGTGCGGATGGTCACGGATCACTCGGCAGGCTTCTTGCTGGCGGCACAACTCGGCCAGCTCAAGGACAGCGGCAAGATGACCTTCGGTCAAGTCTCGCTGGCCAAGCGCAACAATGTGCGGGTGGCCCTGCAAGGTGCCCGGCTGGCCCGCGAGATACTCGGCGGCAACGGCATCACCACCGAGTATCCGGTGATCCGCCACATGCTCAATCTCGAGACGGTGGACACCTATGAGGGCACGCACGACATTCACACGCTGATCGTGGGGCGCGATCTGACGGGGTTGAACGCTCTAGGATAA
- a CDS encoding amino acid ABC transporter ATP-binding protein: MTASLQKPALQSNAEPIIKAVDVHKNFGSFHALRGVNMTVQPGEVVVIIGPSGSGKSTFIRTINRLEEHDKGTIIVDGIELKEGQNLDAIRREVGMVFQSFNLFPHLTVLQNVALAPMRVRKTPKAQAEKQAMELLTRVGIEEQALKFPAQLSGGQQQRVAIARALAMEPKVMLFDEPTSALDPEMIKEVLDVMKGLARSGMTMLCVTHEMGFAREVADRLVFFDEGNIVEDTTPEEFYNNPKHERAKAFLSKVLGH; this comes from the coding sequence ATGACCGCGTCCCTCCAAAAACCCGCTTTACAGTCCAACGCCGAGCCGATCATCAAAGCGGTGGACGTTCACAAGAATTTCGGCAGCTTCCACGCCCTGCGCGGCGTCAACATGACCGTGCAGCCGGGCGAAGTGGTGGTCATCATCGGGCCGTCGGGCAGCGGCAAGTCCACCTTCATTCGCACCATCAATCGCCTCGAAGAACACGACAAGGGCACCATCATCGTGGACGGCATCGAACTCAAAGAAGGCCAGAACCTCGACGCCATTCGCCGCGAAGTCGGGATGGTCTTTCAGTCGTTCAACCTCTTTCCGCACCTGACCGTGCTGCAAAACGTGGCGCTGGCCCCCATGCGCGTTCGCAAGACGCCCAAAGCCCAAGCTGAAAAGCAGGCGATGGAACTGCTGACGCGGGTCGGCATCGAGGAGCAGGCCCTCAAGTTCCCGGCACAGCTCTCCGGTGGGCAGCAGCAGCGCGTGGCGATTGCCCGCGCCCTGGCGATGGAACCCAAGGTGATGCTGTTTGACGAGCCGACCTCGGCGCTCGATCCCGAAATGATCAAGGAAGTGCTGGACGTGATGAAGGGCCTGGCCCGGTCTGGCATGACCATGCTGTGCGTCACCCACGAAATGGGTTTTGCCCGCGAAGTGGCCGACCGGCTGGTGTTTTTCGACGAGGGCAACATCGTGGAGGACACCACGCCCGAAGAGTTTTACAACAACCCCAAACACGAGCGGGCCAAGGCCTTCCTCAGCAAAGTGTTGGGCCACTAA